A single genomic interval of Fibrobacter sp. UWB4 harbors:
- the rsmI gene encoding 16S rRNA (cytidine(1402)-2'-O)-methyltransferase produces MSYTLYIVATPIGNMEDITYRAVRILKEVPLVLAEDTRHSRILFDNYGITTPMEAYHDFNKEKVTPKYVDFLKNTGDIALVSDAGTPGVADPAFNLVRECVREGIDVRAIPGPCAMITALVSCGMPTDHFTFQYFSPKKSAQRIHLLEKLKDEEATQIFYASPHNIDKFVEEIKLVFGDIKIALMRELTKKFEEHLIGTPTEISAHFKSHPPKGEFVLVFNPQDKSGL; encoded by the coding sequence ATGTCATACACTTTATACATCGTAGCGACTCCCATCGGGAACATGGAAGACATCACCTACCGCGCTGTGCGCATCCTTAAGGAAGTTCCCCTCGTCCTTGCCGAAGACACCCGCCATTCGAGAATTCTCTTTGACAATTACGGCATCACGACGCCCATGGAAGCCTACCATGACTTCAACAAAGAAAAGGTCACGCCCAAGTACGTTGACTTCTTGAAGAACACTGGCGACATCGCACTCGTAAGCGATGCTGGAACGCCCGGCGTTGCAGACCCGGCATTCAATCTCGTGCGCGAATGCGTTCGCGAAGGAATTGATGTCCGTGCCATCCCGGGACCGTGCGCGATGATTACCGCACTCGTCTCGTGCGGCATGCCGACCGACCACTTTACGTTCCAGTATTTCTCTCCCAAGAAGAGCGCCCAGCGCATCCACTTGCTCGAGAAGCTGAAAGACGAAGAAGCGACACAGATTTTCTACGCAAGCCCGCACAACATCGACAAGTTCGTCGAAGAAATCAAGCTTGTCTTTGGAGATATCAAGATTGCATTGATGCGCGAACTTACCAAGAAGTTCGAGGAACACCTCATCGGAACGCCGACGGAGATTTCTGCGCACTTCAAATCGCACCCGCCCAAAGGCGAATTCGTACTCGTGTTCAATCCTCAAGACAAAAGCGGTTTGTGA
- a CDS encoding UDP-2,3-diacylglucosamine diphosphatase, protein MELPAYFISDAHLGIDPPGAVPDREQMFVRLLSSWKGKASHVVVVGDLFEFWYEYNYYIASAHFDLYRAFAELVESGVEVHVLQGNHDFAYGDFFPKHLGVPVHKSLILEIQGKRVFFTHGDGVPKSDSGYRIMRKILDLPLNRFLFKQIHPDWGMGIARFVGRNSRKCGEHRVVRIDEYLEWGDRMLKKEHCDYCIHGHHHHAGIWNTPNGVVASPGEFIKNPAILCMENGGLKLVSL, encoded by the coding sequence ATGGAATTGCCTGCTTATTTTATTAGTGACGCTCATTTAGGAATCGACCCGCCGGGTGCGGTCCCCGACAGGGAGCAAATGTTTGTTCGGCTTCTTTCTTCGTGGAAGGGCAAGGCGAGTCATGTCGTCGTGGTTGGCGATCTTTTTGAATTCTGGTACGAGTACAACTATTATATAGCGTCGGCACATTTCGATTTATACCGCGCCTTTGCAGAACTTGTAGAATCTGGTGTAGAAGTCCATGTCTTGCAGGGAAATCATGATTTTGCCTATGGAGACTTTTTCCCGAAACATTTGGGTGTTCCTGTCCATAAATCCTTGATTCTCGAAATTCAGGGTAAGCGCGTGTTTTTTACACATGGCGATGGCGTTCCCAAGTCTGATTCCGGTTATCGAATAATGCGCAAAATTCTGGATTTACCGTTAAATAGGTTCCTATTTAAGCAGATTCATCCAGACTGGGGAATGGGGATCGCCCGTTTTGTCGGGCGCAACAGCCGTAAATGTGGCGAACATCGTGTCGTCCGGATTGATGAATATCTAGAATGGGGCGACCGCATGCTGAAGAAGGAACATTGCGATTACTGCATTCACGGTCATCACCACCATGCAGGAATCTGGAATACGCCCAATGGCGTAGTCGCTTCTCCCGGAGAGTTTATAAAAAATCCCGCCATCCTCTGTATGGAGAATGGCGGGCTGAAACTTGTTTCGCTTTAG
- a CDS encoding alpha/beta hydrolase — MKIKELALGTLSRILRLAGILLIIYVSMIFYLALTERRNAFPRAITHNEARAAIADKAKNINCTLDDGTVLEGFIVGNEQNNVLLYYPDADEDAAQFLAELDSLPGYAAATFNYRGSGENKGTPSEETFISDAQMIHECATQINGRPPKIVAGRGTGAILATKMVKKENNILLIDPIWSIADAISDKYRLLYPKFLVRADVKIEKKDISTSNNVVILSDRARFNERTNTFKLSFEDINLSKRGSQTLSEAISNVIIRK; from the coding sequence ATGAAAATAAAAGAACTTGCTCTGGGAACGCTTAGCCGCATCCTCCGCCTTGCAGGCATCCTCCTTATTATATATGTAAGCATGATCTTTTACCTGGCGCTTACCGAACGCCGAAACGCATTCCCGCGCGCAATCACCCACAACGAAGCTCGAGCCGCTATCGCAGACAAGGCAAAAAACATCAATTGCACACTCGATGACGGCACGGTTCTTGAAGGCTTCATTGTCGGAAACGAACAGAACAATGTCCTCCTTTATTATCCCGATGCCGACGAAGACGCAGCACAGTTCCTCGCCGAACTGGACAGCCTCCCCGGCTATGCCGCAGCAACATTCAATTACCGTGGAAGCGGAGAAAACAAAGGTACACCTTCTGAAGAAACATTCATATCCGACGCACAGATGATTCACGAATGCGCAACACAGATAAACGGGAGACCACCAAAAATCGTCGCTGGACGCGGGACAGGAGCCATTTTAGCGACAAAAATGGTCAAAAAGGAAAACAACATCCTTCTAATTGATCCAATTTGGAGTATTGCCGATGCAATTTCCGACAAATATCGCCTCCTTTACCCAAAATTTCTTGTCCGTGCTGACGTAAAGATCGAAAAAAAGGACATTTCCACCTCCAATAACGTAGTGATTCTGTCAGACAGGGCCCGTTTTAACGAGCGAACTAATACATTCAAGCTGTCATTTGAGGACATTAACTTATCAAAGCGAGGCTCTCAAACCCTATCCGAAGCCATATCAAACGTGATTATCCGCAAATAA
- a CDS encoding TIGR02147 family protein, whose amino-acid sequence MNVYAYYNYRKYLQDYYEYRKSVQRYFSYRSFAKKAGYSSSGLYLDLIRGRKSLTPQMIPKFIEALGLNEREGRYFTLMVDFTHATTASSKQQIFDQMSALLPRTIKNLTKNQQEYYSKWYYVVAREALAVLKINDKNIQELALFLNPKISLPQAKQTIQLLLNLGLIELGDDGFYHSVNKAITNGSEIAPLFVHQFQKQMIDLGKDALDHYSTERRNVSCMTMSVSAQGLERIISKIDLFRKEIVDIVRSDEGESMVCELNIQFFPLSKEKLALPPEADDGEGEDEIC is encoded by the coding sequence ATGAACGTATATGCCTACTACAATTATCGAAAGTACCTTCAGGACTACTATGAATATCGTAAGTCCGTGCAGAGGTATTTCTCGTACCGGTCTTTTGCAAAGAAGGCTGGGTATTCCTCGTCCGGTTTATATCTGGACTTGATTCGCGGACGCAAATCTCTCACCCCGCAGATGATTCCAAAGTTTATTGAAGCTCTTGGACTCAATGAAAGGGAAGGCCGCTACTTTACCTTGATGGTTGATTTCACGCATGCGACGACAGCGTCTTCGAAACAGCAGATCTTTGATCAGATGTCGGCGCTTTTGCCGCGTACCATCAAGAACTTGACCAAGAACCAGCAGGAATACTACAGCAAGTGGTACTATGTTGTAGCTCGCGAAGCTCTTGCCGTTTTGAAGATTAACGACAAGAACATTCAGGAACTCGCGCTTTTCCTGAATCCGAAAATTTCTCTCCCGCAGGCAAAACAGACTATTCAGCTCCTTCTCAATTTGGGACTTATAGAGCTTGGCGATGATGGATTCTACCATTCCGTAAACAAGGCAATTACGAATGGCAGTGAAATCGCCCCGCTTTTCGTTCATCAGTTCCAAAAGCAGATGATTGATTTGGGCAAGGATGCGCTAGATCACTACAGTACGGAACGTAGAAATGTATCTTGTATGACGATGAGTGTATCGGCGCAGGGATTGGAACGTATAATTAGCAAGATTGACTTGTTCCGCAAGGAAATCGTAGATATAGTCCGCTCGGATGAAGGCGAATCTATGGTTTGCGAATTGAACATCCAGTTCTTCCCGCTGAGCAAGGAAAAGTTGGCTCTTCCGCCAGAGGCCGATGATGGGGAGGGTGAAGATGAAATTTGCTAA
- a CDS encoding RNA methyltransferase translates to MEFFDYFEEVYGERWPALLESLKGEGCATKLQFDEALEPYFLDEASVFAAKALAVEPGMDVLDMCAAPGGKSLVIASMLKGEGSLQCNDRSPDRRLRLLHVLENSLPESWRSIISVTGYDGVKFGMHKKECYDRILLDAPCSSDRHVLNSPSHLEVWSVKRVKRLSVEQGSLLASAVDALRPGGELIYGTCALSPLENDAVVAKILKKRKMMEFVRIEDLPEGADRTELGVHILPDKTRGCGPIYCAKMVKRV, encoded by the coding sequence ATGGAATTTTTCGACTACTTTGAAGAGGTTTATGGCGAGCGCTGGCCTGCGTTGCTGGAATCGCTGAAAGGCGAGGGCTGTGCTACAAAGCTTCAGTTCGATGAAGCCTTGGAACCATACTTTTTGGACGAGGCTTCGGTGTTTGCGGCTAAGGCGCTTGCGGTAGAGCCTGGAATGGACGTGCTCGACATGTGTGCCGCTCCGGGCGGTAAGTCGCTTGTGATTGCCTCGATGCTCAAGGGTGAGGGTTCGCTCCAGTGCAATGACCGCTCGCCGGATAGGCGTCTGCGTTTGTTGCATGTGCTCGAAAATTCCTTGCCGGAGTCTTGGCGCTCGATCATCAGCGTCACGGGCTACGATGGCGTGAAGTTCGGTATGCACAAGAAGGAATGCTACGACCGCATTTTGCTTGATGCGCCGTGCTCTTCGGATAGGCATGTGCTGAATTCGCCTTCGCATCTGGAAGTGTGGTCGGTGAAGCGCGTGAAGCGCTTGTCGGTGGAACAGGGGTCGCTCCTTGCATCGGCGGTGGATGCGCTTAGGCCGGGTGGCGAGCTGATTTACGGAACTTGTGCGCTTTCGCCTCTCGAAAACGATGCCGTAGTTGCCAAGATCCTGAAAAAACGCAAGATGATGGAATTTGTTCGAATTGAGGACTTGCCGGAGGGCGCGGACCGCACGGAACTCGGTGTTCATATTTTGCCGGACAAGACCCGTGGCTGCGGACCTATCTATTGCGCGAAGATGGTTAAGAGGGTTTAG
- the trxA gene encoding thioredoxin, with amino-acid sequence MAALNLTAESFDKVISSGQLVLVDFWATWCRPCMMMGPVVEELSNEFDGRAIVAKINVDDEGVSDICARFGITNIPNMKLFKNGVEVGNVVGAVPKNTLKNAIEKNL; translated from the coding sequence ATGGCAGCATTGAATCTTACTGCAGAATCCTTTGATAAAGTTATTTCTTCGGGGCAGCTTGTGCTCGTTGACTTCTGGGCTACCTGGTGCCGCCCGTGCATGATGATGGGTCCGGTGGTCGAAGAACTTTCCAACGAATTTGATGGCCGCGCAATCGTTGCAAAGATCAACGTCGATGACGAAGGTGTTTCGGACATTTGCGCTCGTTTTGGCATCACGAACATCCCGAACATGAAGTTGTTCAAAAACGGTGTCGAAGTGGGCAACGTTGTCGGTGCCGTGCCGAAGAACACGCTCAAGAACGCCATCGAAAAGAATCTCTAA
- the hisF gene encoding imidazole glycerol phosphate synthase subunit HisF yields MLTKRLIVCLDVRNRKVTKGVKFKGNIDIGDPVEMGARYSDDGVDELVFYDITASAENRPCDMEMIRQIAKRVFIPFAVGGGIRNLDDMHEALLAGAEKVSVNSLAVLHPEIIAEGAKAFGRQCIVLGMDAKFVGVSDKIPSGYEVFIRGGRQAMGIDALQWAKRAEDLGVGEICLNSIDTDGVKNGYELTITDMIAKAVQVPVIASGGAGTPAHIVDLFRKTSADAALVASMVHFGDYTVPGIKGEMLAAGIPVRKKMNGEV; encoded by the coding sequence ATGCTCACGAAACGTTTAATTGTTTGCTTGGATGTCCGTAACCGCAAGGTCACGAAGGGTGTAAAGTTTAAAGGTAATATCGACATTGGCGATCCCGTAGAAATGGGTGCGCGTTACAGCGATGACGGTGTCGATGAACTTGTCTTTTATGATATCACGGCGAGTGCCGAAAACCGCCCGTGTGACATGGAAATGATTCGCCAGATTGCAAAGCGCGTGTTTATCCCGTTTGCAGTGGGTGGCGGTATACGCAACTTGGACGACATGCACGAAGCTCTCCTCGCAGGGGCCGAAAAGGTGAGCGTGAACAGCCTTGCTGTGCTGCACCCGGAAATCATTGCCGAAGGCGCGAAGGCGTTTGGACGCCAGTGCATCGTGCTTGGCATGGATGCGAAGTTCGTGGGCGTTTCGGATAAGATTCCGAGCGGTTACGAAGTGTTTATTCGCGGTGGCCGCCAGGCGATGGGCATCGACGCTTTGCAGTGGGCAAAGCGCGCCGAAGATCTCGGCGTTGGCGAAATCTGCTTGAACTCCATCGACACCGATGGCGTCAAGAACGGTTACGAACTCACGATTACCGACATGATTGCAAAGGCTGTGCAAGTGCCTGTGATTGCAAGTGGCGGTGCTGGAACTCCGGCTCACATCGTGGACTTGTTCCGCAAGACGAGTGCCGATGCGGCACTGGTCGCGTCGATGGTACATTTTGGCGATTATACGGTCCCTGGTATCAAGGGCGAAATGCTTGCTGCCGGAATCCCGGTGCGCAAGAAGATGAACGGCGAGGTATAA
- a CDS encoding TldD/PmbA family protein: MNPEVAVKIFEAGKSAGADFVEIFEEETRSSSLGLKDRQIETATAGTEYGIGVRLLYGTEVLYGFTSDDSEEALIKLVKTLAFGRIAAAAGAEGAAARPFEFAPEKRVCDFNTAVYKDPRVLGQAMKQDFLFRADKAARALSPKIAQVGASVTDSCTSISLLNSEGLHLEMTRGRLRVNVNVTATDGTERLTTHEAPGALGGYELLANYSPEALATECGERVLRMLDAGYITGGQMPVVMGNGFGGVIFHEACGHPLETESIRRNASPFCGKLGEAIGQPCLTAIDDGTMDGVWGSLKYDDEGTPTQRTTLIENGILKTYMSDRVGAMEVGVERTGSARRESYKYAPVSRMRNTFIAPGKDTLDSMIASVDNGLYAARMAGGSVNPATGEFNFAVDEGYVIRNGKICEPVRGATLIGKGHEIMPRISMVGTDFEQAAGVCGASSGHVPVTVGQPSIKVDQILVGGR, translated from the coding sequence GTGAATCCGGAAGTTGCCGTCAAGATTTTTGAAGCCGGCAAAAGTGCCGGGGCTGACTTTGTTGAAATTTTTGAAGAAGAGACCCGCAGTTCAAGCCTCGGCTTGAAGGATCGCCAGATTGAAACGGCGACCGCGGGTACCGAGTACGGTATCGGCGTTCGCCTTTTGTACGGGACGGAAGTCCTGTACGGGTTCACGAGTGACGACAGCGAAGAAGCTCTTATAAAGCTTGTGAAGACGCTTGCGTTCGGGCGCATTGCCGCCGCAGCGGGGGCGGAAGGCGCGGCTGCAAGGCCGTTTGAATTTGCGCCTGAAAAGCGCGTTTGCGATTTTAACACGGCTGTTTACAAGGATCCGCGTGTGCTCGGACAGGCCATGAAGCAGGACTTCTTGTTCCGTGCAGACAAGGCGGCCCGTGCGCTCTCGCCGAAGATTGCTCAGGTGGGCGCTAGCGTAACCGACAGCTGCACTTCGATTTCTCTTTTGAATAGCGAAGGCTTGCATCTGGAAATGACTCGTGGCCGCTTGCGTGTAAACGTGAACGTGACGGCAACGGACGGCACGGAACGCTTGACGACGCACGAAGCTCCGGGCGCTCTTGGCGGTTATGAACTTTTAGCAAACTATTCTCCGGAAGCTTTAGCAACGGAATGTGGCGAGCGAGTGCTGCGCATGCTCGATGCCGGCTACATCACAGGCGGCCAGATGCCGGTCGTGATGGGCAATGGCTTTGGCGGCGTGATTTTCCACGAAGCATGCGGCCATCCGCTGGAGACTGAATCTATCCGTCGCAATGCAAGCCCGTTCTGCGGAAAGCTTGGTGAAGCGATTGGCCAGCCTTGCTTGACTGCTATTGACGATGGCACGATGGATGGCGTGTGGGGTAGCCTCAAGTACGATGACGAAGGAACGCCGACGCAGCGCACGACGCTTATCGAAAACGGCATCTTGAAAACGTACATGAGCGACCGTGTGGGCGCCATGGAAGTGGGTGTGGAACGCACCGGAAGTGCCCGCCGTGAAAGCTACAAGTACGCGCCTGTAAGCCGTATGCGCAATACGTTTATCGCTCCGGGTAAGGACACGCTTGATTCCATGATTGCAAGTGTGGATAATGGTCTCTATGCGGCCCGCATGGCAGGCGGTTCTGTGAACCCGGCAACGGGCGAATTCAACTTTGCAGTCGATGAAGGTTACGTCATTCGTAATGGCAAGATTTGTGAGCCGGTCCGCGGAGCAACGCTGATCGGTAAAGGTCACGAAATCATGCCGCGCATTAGCATGGTCGGAACGGACTTTGAGCAGGCCGCAGGCGTCTGTGGCGCCTCGTCTGGACACGTGCCGGTAACCGTTGGCCAGCCCTCCATTAAGGTCGATCAAATCCTCGTCGGTGGACGATAG
- a CDS encoding nucleotidyltransferase family protein, whose product MKRSLDEMFCELLRVALGLSQVFPYIPTDKEWQALYTMAHRQTLLGVAYNAIARLPKESQPPRLLMLLWARDAEAICGKNRLMNQESARYTQLFAERGFRSAILKGQANARLYPDPFSRQPGDIDIYVPGGYDKVLELLQCLGIPNLEHLTPDYHDIEFVNEKGVLVEVHHKPTSATYAVRLNKTYDEILKVLEPELENLTLTPEGFYSPSIRFALLMQLVHLYKHALLSGIGFRQYMDYYMLLTHSTEADRQYTWEFVKKIGMRQGCAAIMGVLGRVFKLPEDKMLCKPSKLGCNVLYRATFAEGDFGAKRTYKRNVNVFKRWFNDRVNNLCIFPVAPQYCIYKESKYWINTISLIPERIRRRKIAL is encoded by the coding sequence TTGAAACGTTCCCTTGACGAAATGTTCTGTGAACTCCTGCGAGTCGCCCTCGGGCTCTCGCAGGTTTTTCCGTATATACCGACCGACAAGGAATGGCAAGCGCTCTATACAATGGCGCATCGCCAAACACTGTTAGGGGTCGCTTATAACGCCATAGCGCGTTTACCCAAGGAATCTCAACCGCCACGTTTGTTAATGTTGCTTTGGGCAAGAGATGCCGAGGCTATCTGCGGCAAAAACCGCCTTATGAATCAGGAATCGGCCCGTTACACGCAACTGTTTGCCGAACGTGGGTTCCGCAGTGCGATCTTGAAGGGCCAAGCCAATGCGCGTTTGTATCCTGATCCATTTTCAAGGCAACCCGGCGATATTGACATCTATGTTCCCGGCGGTTACGACAAGGTTCTGGAGTTGTTACAATGTCTTGGGATTCCAAACCTTGAACATCTGACGCCTGATTATCACGACATTGAATTTGTAAATGAGAAAGGCGTCCTTGTGGAAGTTCATCACAAGCCCACGTCTGCAACATATGCTGTCCGCTTGAACAAGACTTATGACGAAATCCTGAAAGTCCTGGAACCAGAGCTTGAAAACCTGACGCTTACGCCTGAAGGCTTTTACAGCCCAAGTATCCGATTTGCGCTGCTGATGCAGCTCGTTCATTTGTACAAGCACGCTTTACTTTCGGGAATTGGTTTTAGGCAGTATATGGATTACTATATGCTGCTGACACACTCTACCGAGGCGGACCGTCAGTACACATGGGAATTCGTCAAGAAAATCGGTATGCGGCAGGGTTGTGCTGCTATTATGGGGGTCTTGGGGCGAGTCTTCAAGTTGCCAGAAGATAAAATGCTCTGCAAGCCAAGTAAATTGGGTTGCAATGTCCTGTACCGCGCGACATTTGCCGAAGGCGATTTTGGAGCTAAAAGAACATACAAACGGAATGTGAATGTGTTTAAACGATGGTTCAACGATCGTGTAAATAACTTATGTATATTTCCTGTTGCTCCTCAGTATTGCATTTACAAAGAATCTAAATATTGGATCAATACCATTTCGCTTATTCCTGAGCGTATCCGGCGTCGGAAAATTGCTCTTTAG
- a CDS encoding PqqD family protein codes for MKIKNGFVLRDVCGEQVIMGEGIGALDFGRLLCLNETAAWLWKQAEQQGDFTVESLAQALCNEYDVSEEQARVDVATIVGEWQKVNVLE; via the coding sequence ATGAAAATCAAGAACGGTTTTGTATTGCGCGATGTGTGCGGTGAACAGGTTATCATGGGCGAGGGCATTGGTGCCTTGGATTTTGGCCGCCTTTTGTGTTTGAACGAAACGGCTGCATGGCTTTGGAAACAGGCCGAACAGCAAGGTGATTTTACTGTGGAATCGCTTGCTCAGGCGCTTTGCAACGAATATGACGTGAGCGAAGAACAGGCCAGGGTCGATGTCGCTACGATTGTCGGTGAATGGCAAAAGGTGAACGTGCTCGAATGA
- a CDS encoding ABC transporter ATP-binding protein has product MAKGERARMKYIAWLWRGTEGVRVNIVIRILAGTARVACGLLMIWLSKRFIDETIRTGTQDDIVQMILFLVLTVVGTIVLRLLYYYMTAAATVRKTNALRLFYFGTLFRRKLFDGHELHSGDVSSRLSKDIETVSSSIIDTIPQMAVTGIQLVGAFLLMRWFDARLAWALLLLTPVLVVVGKLISRRLRNMTLEIREGESRIQMQVQEGVEYNAVLRSLESENWVLERLGLKQSKLENDVMRRTRFTAVARFAIGSAFGLGYLLAFIWGGLGLREGTITFGVMTSFLQLVGQIQHPILTLLGMVPQLVHSTASIDRLDELEKGADETPELVREGVTREIECAGMRPGVRGRLGLRLDNVSFGYKGGDREVLCGFSHDFKPGSKNAIMGETGKGKTTLFRLLLGFIKPDFGRIDVYSECEDGAVTGLDVEMCGDSVEISEATRSNFVYVPQGNTLMNGSVRYNLQLAKPDATDDEMKRVLHIACAEFVNDLPDGLDCEIGERGHGLSEGQAQRIAIARGLLRPGSILLFDEISSSLDEATEAELYRRLFEAFPEKTMLFVTHRTAICEMCDETVRL; this is encoded by the coding sequence ATGGCAAAAGGTGAACGTGCTCGAATGAAGTACATCGCTTGGCTGTGGCGCGGAACGGAAGGTGTCCGCGTAAATATTGTCATCCGCATTTTGGCGGGGACCGCGCGCGTAGCGTGTGGCCTTTTGATGATATGGCTCAGCAAGCGGTTTATCGACGAGACGATTCGCACCGGGACGCAAGACGACATTGTGCAGATGATCTTGTTCCTGGTGCTTACGGTGGTGGGGACGATTGTCCTTAGGCTTTTGTATTACTACATGACGGCTGCTGCTACGGTCAGAAAGACGAATGCACTTAGGCTGTTCTATTTTGGTACGCTGTTCAGGCGCAAGCTTTTTGACGGCCATGAACTGCATTCGGGCGATGTGTCTTCGAGGCTTTCGAAGGATATCGAAACGGTATCGTCTTCTATTATTGATACGATTCCGCAGATGGCGGTGACCGGAATCCAGCTTGTGGGCGCGTTTTTGCTGATGCGCTGGTTCGATGCGCGGTTGGCGTGGGCGCTGTTGCTGCTGACCCCTGTTCTGGTCGTGGTTGGCAAGCTTATTTCTCGGCGTTTGCGTAACATGACGCTTGAAATTCGCGAAGGCGAAAGCCGCATCCAGATGCAGGTGCAGGAGGGCGTGGAATATAACGCTGTTTTGCGCTCGCTCGAAAGCGAAAACTGGGTGCTGGAACGCCTTGGTTTGAAACAAAGTAAGCTTGAAAACGACGTGATGCGCCGTACGCGTTTTACGGCGGTGGCGCGCTTTGCGATTGGCTCTGCGTTTGGGCTTGGGTACTTGCTTGCCTTTATTTGGGGCGGGCTTGGACTGCGCGAGGGGACCATCACGTTTGGTGTGATGACGTCTTTTTTGCAGCTGGTCGGGCAGATTCAGCACCCGATTTTGACGTTGCTTGGAATGGTGCCGCAACTGGTGCATTCGACGGCGAGCATTGATCGCCTGGATGAACTCGAAAAAGGCGCGGATGAGACTCCGGAGCTTGTGCGCGAAGGTGTAACGCGCGAGATTGAATGCGCGGGAATGCGTCCGGGAGTGCGCGGGCGGCTCGGGTTGCGCTTGGACAACGTAAGTTTTGGGTATAAGGGTGGGGACCGCGAAGTTTTATGCGGGTTCTCGCACGATTTTAAGCCGGGCAGCAAGAACGCCATCATGGGCGAGACGGGCAAGGGCAAGACGACTTTGTTCAGGCTTTTGCTTGGATTTATAAAGCCTGATTTCGGTCGAATAGATGTTTATTCGGAATGCGAAGACGGTGCTGTCACTGGACTTGATGTGGAAATGTGCGGCGATTCGGTTGAAATTTCGGAGGCGACCCGCTCGAATTTTGTGTACGTGCCGCAGGGCAATACGCTGATGAACGGTTCCGTGCGCTATAATCTGCAACTTGCAAAACCTGATGCGACCGATGACGAAATGAAGCGTGTCTTGCATATTGCCTGTGCTGAATTTGTGAATGATTTGCCGGATGGTCTGGACTGCGAAATCGGCGAACGCGGGCATGGACTTAGCGAAGGCCAGGCACAGCGTATTGCGATTGCCCGTGGACTTTTGCGCCCGGGCAGCATCCTGCTTTTTGATGAAATTAGCTCGTCGCTGGATGAGGCGACCGAGGCGGAACTTTACCGCCGGCTGTTCGAGGCTTTCCCGGAAAAGACGATGCTTTTTGTGACGCACAGGACTGCCATTTGCGAAATGTGCGATGAGACCGTAAGGCTTTAG